A section of the Leptospira terpstrae serovar Hualin str. LT 11-33 = ATCC 700639 genome encodes:
- a CDS encoding flagellin N-terminal helical domain-containing protein: protein MIINHNMSAIQSHRALKFTQWDVDKTMRNLSTGQRINLAGDDASGLAVSEKLRTQIRGLRQAERNTEDGLSFIQTAEGFLDQSAEIIQRIRTLAIQTSNGIYTPEDRQLVQVEVSALVDEIDRIASQAEFNKMKLFEGDFARKSTKASMWFHMGANARQRERFYIGTMTSKALKMSEGAVKIALSTPGKADEAIAKADFALNKIMKQRADMGAYQNRLESTAKGLMGAYENMQASESRIRDADMAEEMVALTTKQILVQSGTAMLAQASLRPNSVLRLLNNT, encoded by the coding sequence ATGATTATCAATCACAACATGAGTGCGATTCAATCACATCGTGCTCTCAAGTTTACACAATGGGATGTAGATAAGACCATGAGGAACCTCTCCACTGGGCAAAGGATTAACCTTGCCGGTGACGATGCTTCTGGTCTTGCTGTTTCGGAAAAACTACGAACTCAAATTCGTGGTTTACGTCAGGCCGAAAGGAATACGGAAGATGGACTAAGTTTCATCCAGACTGCAGAGGGTTTCCTCGACCAGTCGGCTGAAATCATCCAACGAATCCGGACCTTAGCGATCCAGACATCGAACGGAATCTACACACCTGAGGACAGGCAGCTCGTGCAGGTAGAAGTATCTGCGCTGGTGGATGAGATCGATCGAATCGCTTCTCAAGCAGAGTTCAATAAAATGAAACTGTTTGAAGGAGACTTCGCTCGAAAGTCAACGAAGGCATCGATGTGGTTTCACATGGGAGCAAACGCAAGGCAAAGAGAGCGTTTCTACATTGGAACTATGACTTCGAAAGCTTTAAAGATGTCTGAAGGAGCAGTAAAAATTGCTCTCTCTACACCTGGAAAGGCTGATGAAGCGATTGCTAAAGCGGACTTCGCCTTGAACAAGATCATGAAGCAGAGAGCAGATATGGGAGCTTATCAAAATAGGCTCGAAAGTACTGCGAAAGGCCTCATGGGTGCATACGAAAATATGCAAGCATCCGAATCAAGGATTAGGGACGCAGATATGGCGGAAGAGATGGTAGCGCTCACGACGAAACAAATTCTCGTGCAAAGCGGTACGGCAATGTTAGCGCAAGCCAGTCTTCGGCCAAATTCTGTATTACGACTTTTGAATAACACTTAA
- a CDS encoding flagellin N-terminal helical domain-containing protein has protein sequence MIINHNLAAINSHRVLKFQNEEVSKNMEKLSSGMRINRAGDDASGLAVSEKMRTQVNGLRQAERNTEDGMSLIQTTEGFLQESNDIIQRIRTLAIQSSNGIYTDEDRQMIQVEVSQLIDEVDRIASQAEFNKMNLLQGDFARGSRATSMWFHLGPNQHQRERVFIATMTARALNLKAQSGDLLSLSTADKSNDAIGTLDAALTRISKQRANLGAYFNRLEHAAKGLMNAYENTQASESRIRDADMAEETVAFTKNQILVQSGTAMLAQANVRPQGVLSLLR, from the coding sequence ATGATCATAAACCACAATTTAGCCGCGATCAATTCACATCGCGTCCTCAAGTTCCAAAACGAGGAAGTCTCCAAAAATATGGAGAAACTATCCTCTGGTATGCGAATCAACCGAGCAGGTGATGATGCATCCGGACTCGCCGTTTCGGAAAAGATGAGAACGCAGGTGAATGGTCTTAGACAAGCAGAGAGAAATACCGAAGACGGTATGAGCCTGATCCAAACAACGGAAGGGTTTTTGCAAGAGTCGAATGATATCATTCAAAGAATTCGAACTCTTGCAATTCAGTCGTCTAACGGTATTTATACTGACGAAGATAGACAAATGATCCAAGTCGAAGTTTCACAACTTATCGACGAAGTGGATAGAATTGCTTCTCAAGCAGAATTCAATAAAATGAATTTGCTTCAAGGTGATTTTGCTCGTGGATCAAGAGCAACCTCCATGTGGTTCCATTTGGGACCAAACCAACACCAAAGAGAAAGAGTGTTCATTGCAACAATGACTGCACGTGCACTTAATCTTAAAGCTCAAAGTGGAGATCTCTTGTCTTTGTCAACAGCTGACAAGTCAAACGATGCGATCGGAACTTTGGATGCAGCGTTAACACGCATTAGCAAACAAAGAGCAAACTTAGGTGCTTACTTTAACCGTCTTGAGCATGCTGCAAAAGGGCTCATGAACGCTTATGAGAATACCCAAGCCTCCGAGTCTAGGATCCGTGATGCGGATATGGCAGAAGAAACTGTGGCTTTCACAAAGAACCAGATTTTAGTTCAATCTGGAACTGCTATGTTAGCTCAGGCGAATGTTCGTCCACAAGGAGTTCTTTCTCTCCTCCGTTAA
- a CDS encoding tetratricopeptide repeat protein, whose protein sequence is MDPIQKNRFRIEEQSSQPSYYQEDPYLRNLGKEKETTYESETTARRPVLSFLFWSLLVFLVLGFLTAAYWWYLEKKKNPEEIAKALNNLPRDKKALDLLVDKPYLPDDSVNPKLAACLNAYHNRYVNRVGTVCEEFLNSPGSDEDKSIALTVLGVMYDEAGRYINSIERLEKAIQYDSKNYFAYYNLSLAFKHAGKFDEARRAAQRAKEIAPNDYRVSLLQGNLFQEIGDPASAIEAYKEGQSLAPTDVTLTYNLAISYLKQGNIAEAISEFQKVVQTAPNSQTAVLSYGHLGTIFYQREDYDRAEYYFREVIRLKTNDAKSYYNLGLVYLKKKVPEEAAKYFQKALDSNANEPEVYRYIADAFLSMGQTNMAITALKKALLLKPSDVDSLFALAELYYKKGELVEAEGLFRRIIHLTPGDTYSETAYVNLGIILDEMERYSESITAFEGALALNPKNQSAYYNLGLSYLHAGKPTMAIESLRKSQALDPNHVASRLAIADYYLENRFYSEAIAEYEEAIAWKPELYEARLKLADVYIQTKNYPAAEKVLVYVLENSKDPKEIKLAHRKLALSYASSGNSGLSKRAKEEAFRATHIDPEDMESKLVLSKILIDSGSLVDREKAIEELTVITRSDVTPTISSKAHNYLGVCFFKNGEFKRALSSFQTAIDLNPSLTEAYENKRAARAQYEKSLESRKRTYF, encoded by the coding sequence ATGGATCCCATCCAAAAAAACCGGTTTCGCATTGAGGAACAATCCTCACAGCCAAGTTATTACCAGGAAGATCCATACTTACGGAACCTGGGGAAAGAAAAAGAAACTACGTATGAATCAGAGACTACGGCACGCCGTCCCGTCCTATCTTTTCTTTTTTGGAGCCTACTCGTATTCCTTGTCCTTGGATTTTTAACTGCCGCCTACTGGTGGTATTTAGAGAAAAAAAAGAATCCAGAAGAAATCGCTAAAGCATTAAACAACCTTCCGCGAGATAAAAAGGCCCTTGACCTTCTTGTAGATAAACCTTATCTTCCTGATGATTCTGTTAATCCTAAGCTTGCTGCTTGCCTCAATGCTTACCACAACCGGTACGTGAACCGAGTGGGAACTGTTTGTGAAGAATTCCTCAATTCACCTGGCAGTGACGAGGATAAATCCATCGCACTGACTGTGCTTGGTGTGATGTATGATGAAGCTGGTCGTTATATCAATTCCATTGAACGATTGGAAAAAGCCATCCAATACGATTCCAAAAACTATTTTGCCTATTATAATCTATCACTTGCTTTTAAACATGCCGGTAAGTTTGACGAAGCAAGGCGTGCTGCCCAGAGAGCCAAAGAGATTGCACCCAATGACTACCGAGTTTCATTGTTACAAGGGAATTTATTCCAAGAGATTGGAGATCCTGCCAGTGCCATTGAAGCATACAAAGAAGGGCAATCCCTTGCGCCAACAGATGTCACTCTCACTTACAACCTAGCGATTAGTTACCTAAAACAAGGAAATATCGCAGAAGCCATTTCCGAGTTCCAAAAGGTAGTGCAAACAGCTCCGAATTCTCAAACGGCCGTTTTGTCCTATGGCCACCTCGGAACTATCTTTTACCAAAGAGAAGACTACGACCGGGCCGAGTATTATTTTCGAGAAGTGATTCGTTTGAAAACAAACGACGCTAAATCTTACTATAACTTAGGTTTGGTGTATTTAAAGAAAAAAGTACCGGAAGAAGCTGCCAAATACTTCCAAAAAGCTTTAGATTCCAATGCCAATGAACCAGAGGTTTACCGTTACATTGCCGATGCCTTTCTTTCTATGGGCCAAACCAATATGGCCATCACTGCCTTAAAAAAAGCATTGTTACTAAAACCTTCGGATGTAGATTCCCTATTTGCATTAGCAGAACTGTATTATAAAAAAGGGGAACTTGTAGAGGCAGAAGGTTTATTTCGTCGGATCATCCACCTAACGCCTGGAGATACCTATTCGGAAACTGCTTATGTAAATCTCGGAATCATTTTGGATGAGATGGAAAGGTATTCTGAAAGTATTACTGCCTTTGAAGGGGCACTTGCTTTGAATCCCAAAAACCAATCGGCGTATTACAATTTAGGTCTTTCCTATTTGCATGCGGGAAAACCTACGATGGCGATTGAGTCTCTACGTAAATCCCAAGCTCTAGATCCGAACCATGTAGCGTCCAGGCTTGCCATAGCAGACTACTATTTGGAAAATCGATTTTATTCAGAAGCCATCGCAGAATACGAAGAAGCCATTGCTTGGAAACCAGAACTTTATGAAGCCAGATTAAAACTTGCTGATGTGTACATCCAAACCAAAAACTATCCTGCCGCAGAAAAGGTGTTAGTTTATGTTTTGGAAAACTCGAAAGATCCCAAAGAAATCAAACTGGCACATAGAAAACTCGCTTTAAGTTATGCGAGTAGTGGTAACTCTGGGCTTTCGAAACGTGCCAAAGAAGAAGCCTTTCGTGCCACCCATATCGATCCAGAAGATATGGAATCAAAACTTGTACTTTCTAAAATTCTCATTGATTCAGGTTCTCTTGTGGACAGAGAAAAAGCAATAGAAGAACTAACGGTCATCACTCGTTCTGATGTAACACCCACCATTTCTTCCAAAGCACATAACTATTTGGGAGTTTGTTTTTTCAAAAATGGAGAATTTAAACGGGCACTTTCCAGTTTCCAAACAGCCATTGACCTAAATCCAAGTCTCACGGAAGCCTATGAAAACAAAAGGGCAGCGCGTGCCCAATATGAGAAGTCCCTCGAATCCAGAAAGAGAACGTATTTTTGA
- a CDS encoding LIC_10740 family protein, protein MNTHLQKIKEQLRSLTQILKVLIIRFYKIGTGETKLTRDFIFLFASWFSLLIFFSFFILAEQNPFRLLVPFQLYSYPSLDHREPVVIFISNGEGEQIPIHRKVLKQEETGAFIYQLVGEVGSPPYFDSVEALAKDGKLFSPKKLLDIRFALKQTWFVEKGNKLVIDWNVAHLQDVMEKYRLPRTKSDEADADAEEENPNAPVDTITYYTGGTDTGPKEPEEVLNKRRILAMESTLRALNASLFENFKDLKTIEHKFSGEANAVYHWETLSPLASRP, encoded by the coding sequence ATGAATACGCATCTTCAAAAGATTAAAGAACAACTTCGTTCCCTTACCCAAATCTTAAAAGTCCTCATCATTCGATTTTACAAAATCGGAACAGGAGAAACCAAACTAACCAGGGACTTTATCTTTTTGTTTGCCTCATGGTTTTCTCTTCTAATCTTTTTTAGTTTTTTTATTTTAGCAGAACAAAATCCCTTTCGTCTTCTTGTTCCTTTCCAACTGTATTCTTATCCTTCCCTAGATCATAGAGAACCTGTGGTCATTTTTATTTCGAATGGAGAAGGGGAACAAATCCCCATCCACAGAAAGGTATTGAAACAGGAAGAAACAGGAGCCTTTATTTACCAACTTGTGGGAGAAGTGGGATCCCCGCCTTACTTTGATTCTGTGGAAGCTTTGGCAAAAGATGGAAAGTTATTTTCTCCTAAAAAACTTTTGGACATACGTTTTGCATTGAAACAAACCTGGTTTGTCGAAAAAGGCAATAAACTAGTTATCGATTGGAACGTGGCTCATTTACAAGATGTTATGGAAAAATATAGACTGCCACGTACCAAATCTGATGAAGCGGATGCCGATGCCGAAGAAGAAAATCCAAATGCACCGGTAGATACAATCACCTATTATACCGGTGGTACAGATACTGGACCCAAAGAACCGGAAGAAGTTCTGAACAAACGTAGGATCCTCGCGATGGAGTCCACCTTGCGAGCGTTAAACGCAAGTCTATTTGAAAACTTCAAAGATCTAAAAACCATTGAACATAAATTTTCCGGCGAAGCCAATGCGGTTTACCACTGGGAAACTCTCTCTCCTCTCGCTAGCCGCCCCTAA
- a CDS encoding adenylate/guanylate cyclase domain-containing protein, which translates to MKWIYLFLGDPKKHSLEHRLFNTVSLVNGLLNLLGVFGVLYLENYMILTALNVGSGLLMLAMYYLSRVKSIYFSLYWPFNLTILFYLSAMWFFNGGSLGGNHYYLIPALVIALILIRNHNVFIVYSIYILLSATLYVLEFYHRDWVTTYETDLDRYIDAGGNYLFVQILTGILIFILSRNLNVERKKSETLLLNILPESIADELKREARVIPKRYESASVLFCDMAGFTKIAEKMNAEELVGELDTIFREFDRLCKTYRLEKIKTIGDAYMAVGGIPAENHTNSVDSVLCGLSFQSYMAEQKEIHALRGREFWEIRLGIHVGPLVAGVVGTDKFAYDVWGDTVNTASRLESSGVTGEVNVSSQVYAEVKSYFECESRGFVSIKNKADIEMYLVKGFLPEYADVINPKQPNALFKRLYESGALFASSDEVE; encoded by the coding sequence ATGAAATGGATATACCTCTTTCTCGGAGATCCGAAAAAACACTCCCTCGAACATCGACTATTTAATACTGTTTCTCTAGTCAATGGGCTTCTCAATTTACTAGGAGTTTTTGGAGTTCTTTATCTAGAAAACTATATGATTCTTACCGCACTCAATGTGGGCTCTGGCCTTCTTATGCTTGCGATGTATTATTTAAGCCGAGTGAAGAGTATCTATTTTTCTTTGTATTGGCCATTTAATTTGACCATTCTCTTTTACCTTTCTGCAATGTGGTTTTTTAACGGAGGTTCTCTCGGAGGAAATCATTATTATCTCATCCCCGCACTTGTCATTGCTCTGATCCTCATTCGAAATCATAATGTGTTTATAGTTTATTCTATTTATATTTTACTCTCTGCTACCTTGTATGTTCTCGAATTTTACCATCGTGATTGGGTGACAACTTATGAAACGGATTTGGATCGTTATATTGATGCCGGTGGCAATTATCTTTTTGTACAAATCCTCACTGGAATTCTTATTTTTATATTGAGTAGAAACCTAAATGTAGAAAGAAAAAAATCGGAAACATTACTTTTAAACATTCTTCCTGAATCCATTGCGGATGAGTTAAAAAGAGAAGCCCGAGTCATTCCTAAACGTTACGAATCTGCTTCAGTGCTTTTTTGCGATATGGCAGGGTTTACAAAAATTGCAGAGAAGATGAATGCAGAAGAACTCGTTGGTGAATTGGATACAATTTTTCGTGAGTTCGATCGTTTGTGTAAAACTTACCGATTGGAAAAAATCAAAACGATTGGTGATGCCTATATGGCTGTGGGTGGAATTCCGGCAGAAAACCATACCAATTCCGTTGATTCAGTGTTATGTGGTCTTTCGTTTCAGTCTTATATGGCAGAACAAAAAGAAATTCATGCCTTACGAGGAAGAGAGTTTTGGGAAATTCGTCTAGGCATTCATGTGGGTCCATTAGTGGCGGGGGTAGTCGGAACTGATAAATTTGCCTATGATGTTTGGGGAGATACGGTTAACACTGCCAGTCGCCTGGAGAGTTCTGGTGTGACAGGTGAGGTGAATGTTTCATCCCAAGTTTATGCAGAAGTAAAGTCCTATTTCGAATGTGAGTCTCGGGGTTTTGTTTCTATCAAAAACAAAGCAGATATTGAAATGTATTTAGTCAAAGGCTTTTTACCAGAATATGCAGATGTAATAAATCCCAAACAACCCAATGCACTTTTTAAACGTCTTTATGAGTCAGGCGCTTTGTTTGCGAGTAGCGACGAAGTTGAATGA
- a CDS encoding DEAD/DEAH box helicase: MKFNELPFHESLKKALDKIGYTELTPIQAKSIPFAMEGNDLTGLAQTGTGKTMAFLLPTLHRLLSAEEEEALPYALVLAPTRELTIQIAEEAKKLLEFTDFGVATIIGGTDYKSQEQALGNKACIIVATPGRLIDFVKNHGLSLENVKVVILDEADRMFDMGFVQDLKYIFHKCKNRKQSLLFSATLSYEVVRLASKYLNDPIEVHINPEKVITERIDQSLLHLGREEKLPYLVNSLLNYPIEGLGIIFTNYKMNIPKIVSALRRFGITATGLSSELDQKKRIRLLRDFKAGKYKYLIATDVASRGIDIENIDVVYNYDLPQDAENYVHRIGRTARAGRKGQSIGFCSETDYTELERIEKYLNSKIPTSEIREEYLEFPKGEFTPAFPEETIPGEKKYQERESRGDRGGRGQKPSRGGDPRGDRGDRSGDRGRGKGKGDKHHPPAKMAHPQGHPHPSRGDEDHKHPAKMTHHEMKHGHHPKEGKGKHPNKKNQSGHKNQKNDPRRNLFDINEIKKSKKQKQSIWQRILSLFKKD; encoded by the coding sequence ATGAAATTTAACGAATTACCCTTTCATGAGTCTCTAAAGAAAGCCTTAGATAAAATCGGCTACACAGAACTCACACCCATCCAAGCCAAGTCCATTCCATTCGCGATGGAAGGAAACGACCTCACTGGCCTTGCTCAAACTGGAACTGGAAAGACTATGGCTTTCTTACTTCCTACACTCCACAGACTTTTGTCGGCCGAAGAGGAAGAGGCATTGCCTTATGCCCTTGTCCTTGCACCCACAAGAGAACTGACCATACAAATCGCAGAAGAAGCCAAAAAACTTTTGGAATTCACTGACTTCGGTGTGGCCACCATCATTGGTGGAACCGATTACAAGTCCCAAGAACAGGCACTCGGCAACAAAGCTTGCATCATCGTTGCAACTCCTGGTAGGCTCATTGACTTTGTCAAAAATCATGGCCTTTCTTTAGAAAATGTAAAGGTAGTGATTTTAGATGAAGCGGACAGAATGTTCGATATGGGATTTGTCCAAGATCTCAAATACATCTTTCACAAATGTAAAAACAGAAAACAGTCTTTGTTATTTAGTGCTACCTTAAGTTACGAAGTGGTAAGACTTGCCAGTAAGTATTTGAATGATCCCATCGAAGTTCATATCAATCCAGAAAAAGTCATTACAGAACGGATTGATCAGTCTTTACTTCATTTGGGAAGAGAAGAAAAACTTCCTTACCTCGTAAATTCTTTGTTAAACTATCCTATCGAGGGACTGGGAATCATTTTTACTAACTACAAAATGAACATTCCCAAAATTGTTTCGGCCCTTCGTCGGTTTGGAATCACAGCGACTGGTCTTTCTTCGGAACTCGACCAAAAAAAACGAATCAGGCTCCTTCGGGACTTTAAAGCAGGAAAATACAAATACTTAATTGCGACCGATGTGGCTTCCCGTGGGATCGATATTGAAAACATTGATGTAGTCTATAATTATGACCTTCCCCAAGATGCAGAAAACTATGTGCACCGAATTGGAAGGACAGCGCGAGCCGGAAGGAAAGGCCAATCCATTGGTTTTTGTTCAGAAACAGATTATACAGAACTCGAACGAATTGAAAAGTATTTGAATTCTAAAATTCCTACTTCTGAGATTCGCGAAGAGTATTTGGAATTTCCTAAGGGTGAGTTCACACCTGCCTTTCCAGAAGAGACCATTCCTGGTGAGAAAAAATACCAAGAAAGGGAATCTCGAGGAGACCGCGGGGGTCGGGGCCAGAAACCTTCGCGTGGAGGAGATCCCAGAGGGGATAGAGGCGACCGTTCGGGTGATCGGGGTCGTGGGAAGGGAAAAGGCGACAAACACCACCCACCAGCCAAGATGGCCCATCCACAAGGACATCCGCACCCCTCACGCGGTGACGAGGACCACAAACACCCGGCCAAGATGACCCACCATGAAATGAAACATGGACACCATCCTAAAGAGGGGAAAGGCAAACATCCAAACAAGAAGAACCAGTCAGGACATAAAAACCAAAAGAATGATCCAAGACGAAATCTCTTCGATATCAACGAAATTAAAAAATCTAAAAAACAGAAACAATCGATTTGGCAGCGAATTCTTTCTCTCTTCAAAAAAGATTAG
- a CDS encoding N-acetylmuramoyl-L-alanine amidase family protein — MAFSDLKSILPELSTKLKKFTRVGSIFTPQGNLQFRLGSSFYTLDGKIYKIPKAILKKEEDVYLPLDLVEAVFLNLISYDLRYQFKETELWVLVPKEPVPKRSLNVKAIVIDAGHGGKDPGTSDSTGYFEKDVSLGVARYTYLYLRKYYPEIRVQMIRKNDQFVELEDRSKQANQVLNDTRDVVFLSFHCNASLSDKAAGFEVYYLSQSPSTEAARETAILENRYVGKHKNPVVSQIQSQMLSSVTQRRSRKLATAVAEEYEKGLSPDIPSRGVKKADFSVLRGSLMPAVLVEMGYLTNPEESKRLRDKNYQKKIARSVIKGIHEYASSKD; from the coding sequence GTGGCATTCTCCGATCTCAAATCCATTCTACCTGAACTTTCCACCAAATTAAAAAAATTCACAAGAGTTGGGTCTATATTCACCCCACAAGGGAACCTGCAGTTCCGACTTGGTTCCAGCTTTTATACGTTAGATGGCAAAATTTACAAAATCCCTAAGGCCATCTTAAAAAAGGAAGAGGATGTATACCTTCCTCTGGATCTTGTCGAAGCCGTGTTTCTCAATCTTATCTCCTACGATTTGCGTTATCAGTTCAAAGAAACAGAACTTTGGGTCCTTGTTCCGAAAGAACCTGTGCCCAAACGGAGTCTCAATGTAAAAGCGATTGTAATTGATGCCGGTCACGGAGGAAAAGACCCTGGCACTTCCGATTCTACTGGTTACTTCGAAAAGGACGTGAGCCTTGGTGTGGCCCGTTATACTTATCTCTACCTACGCAAATACTATCCAGAAATTCGAGTGCAGATGATTCGTAAAAACGATCAGTTTGTGGAATTGGAAGATCGTTCCAAGCAGGCAAACCAAGTTTTGAATGACACTCGGGATGTGGTTTTCCTCAGTTTTCATTGCAATGCTTCCCTTTCTGACAAAGCAGCTGGTTTTGAAGTGTATTACCTTTCCCAAAGTCCGAGTACAGAAGCCGCTCGGGAAACTGCCATTTTGGAGAACCGCTATGTGGGAAAACACAAGAACCCGGTTGTCTCTCAGATCCAATCCCAGATGCTGTCCAGTGTCACCCAAAGGCGATCTCGGAAATTGGCAACTGCTGTGGCGGAAGAGTATGAAAAGGGTTTAAGTCCCGACATCCCTTCGCGGGGGGTGAAAAAGGCAGATTTTTCCGTCTTGCGAGGAAGCCTTATGCCTGCGGTACTTGTGGAAATGGGGTATCTGACGAACCCTGAGGAAAGCAAGCGACTGCGGGATAAAAACTACCAAAAGAAAATTGCACGCAGTGTCATCAAAGGAATTCATGAATACGCATCTTCAAAAGATTAA
- a CDS encoding class I SAM-dependent methyltransferase: protein MSLFHFSPHKQFPEFYEECRHTGVLRYLPAKTREYGDSYFMEEYSNQYKKSYYEDEPNLRLMAKRRLSVLEKVGALAPISSLLEIGSAAGFFLDEAKLAGYQTRGLELSPKEVEYARSVLSLDVEKKSVLSFTVNEWKERYNVVAAFFVVEHIEDIDGIWERLTSWLKPGGFLYLALPSSFGPSFQTNPKNWFATHPSDHFFDYSVHSLKKLLSILGFEVNYVRPMSYHSYRDLSPRGKLPEWLYRLYANSFAYGDTIELTARKLKH from the coding sequence TTGAGTTTATTTCATTTTTCCCCTCATAAACAATTCCCTGAATTTTATGAAGAGTGTCGTCATACTGGTGTTTTGCGCTACCTTCCGGCCAAAACACGGGAGTATGGGGATAGTTACTTTATGGAAGAATACAGTAACCAATACAAAAAATCCTATTACGAGGATGAACCTAACCTTCGCTTGATGGCAAAACGTAGGTTATCTGTTTTGGAAAAAGTAGGGGCTTTGGCACCAATTTCTTCCTTATTAGAGATTGGTTCTGCGGCTGGTTTTTTTTTGGATGAAGCCAAACTTGCCGGTTACCAGACCCGGGGGCTCGAACTCTCTCCCAAAGAAGTAGAATATGCAAGGTCTGTTCTTTCCCTCGATGTAGAAAAGAAGTCAGTTCTCTCTTTTACTGTGAATGAGTGGAAAGAGAGGTATAACGTGGTCGCAGCATTTTTTGTCGTCGAACATATCGAAGACATTGATGGGATTTGGGAAAGGCTTACTTCTTGGCTAAAGCCCGGAGGGTTCCTCTATTTGGCTCTTCCTTCCAGTTTTGGGCCTAGTTTCCAAACGAATCCAAAGAACTGGTTTGCGACCCATCCTTCTGACCACTTTTTTGACTACTCTGTCCACTCTTTGAAAAAACTCTTGTCAATCCTCGGCTTCGAGGTGAACTATGTTAGACCAATGTCGTATCACTCCTACCGGGACTTAAGTCCTCGTGGCAAACTCCCCGAATGGCTGTATCGACTGTATGCAAACTCATTTGCTTATGGTGATACCATCGAACTAACCGCCAGAAAATTAAAACACTGA